The Bradyrhizobium sp. CCBAU 051011 DNA segment GCCACTCTGGAGCTGGGCTATGAGCTGGCAATCGCCTCCCCCGATAAGCGAAATTCAGTCCATCGAGGCGATCGAGTTTCGCCAAGCCATGCGAAATCTGGCGAGCGGCGTGTCCATTGTAGCGACCGGAACGGCCGACGGACGGCGCGGCTTAACTGTCAGCTCTATTACCTCGATCTGCATGGAGCCTCCCTGCCTGCTGGTCGGCATTAATGCCAGTTCCGAAACTCACGACGCGATACTCGCCAACGGCACCCTTTGTGTGAGTCTTCTTGGCGGCAATCAGCAGGACCTCGCACTGCGTTTTGCCGGCCGGCACGGCGCCAACGGCGCCGACCGTTTCGATACAGCGGCATGGGGTCATGGGGTCCTTGACGTACCGGTTCTGCTAAGCGCAATTTGTGTGCTCGACTGCGTCTTGCATCATTACCAAGTCGTCGGCACCCATGGGATCTTTGTCGGCCGGATCGTCGCAACGCGATCAGCTCAAGGCAATCCACTCATCAACTTCCGTGGGGGGCTTCGAACGCTACTGTACGGCTGAGTGCGTGTTTTCACCGCAAGGTCTCTATTCGTAATAGAAACTCGACGGCTGGGCTAGTGTTGAAAGCCACAATGAAGGATCCCGATTTATGATCATAGAATGCTCGCCGGAGGGAGAAATGCAACTGGCGGGTTTAAGGTCGTCTTGAAGGGCACGCATGCCGCTAAGCCTTCAGACTTGAATGGGATCACGGTCGTTGACCAGGACAATGCTCTGGTGCCTATTGATTTAGTGCCTATCCTGCCTGGCTGCCCCAAGGACAAACCTGGGATGCAGCATTCGCCAAGATGGTCGCAAGCGCGCGCGAGCGCGGCTGGATTGACGCTAAAGCAATGCGATTCGCGCACATATCGAAAGACGGCTCTCATCAGAAAAATCCTAGGCAGCTCGCATCCTGAGTTCGTGCCCAGCATGCACGTGACACTCGTCTATCTGTCTGGATAGCGGCTCTTGTTGGCAGCTCGGCTTCTTACCTGATGCGAACCTTATGATGGCGGCGAAAAGATCAGCCTTGAATGGCAACTCGATTCTGATCAGCTGCGCCGCTCGAAGACGGCGCCTGCTGGGATAGCAACGCAAGCCCGGCTCGCGCCAGATCTTATGAGGAAAGAATGGCAGTGCATTTTTCAGTTTCGTATATCGCTGCTCGCGGCAGGTTTTAGGGGTTTGAACATATTCACCCGGCGGCCGCCCAAAACGACTTGAATCGTACGTAGCGTCACATTGTACGATATCAAAGGCACCGGTTTCCGGCCGGCCGCGGTCAATAAACGAAACGTGGTTTTGTTTTGTCCGCACAGATCCCTCGGAGCTGGTATGGCGACAAGATCGCGCAAACGAATAACGGTCGATTGGGCTGCAGAAGCTAAGGAGCAGGAACGGCACATTCCGCCCGCCACAATCGGCGCGGCATCGCAAAAGATTGCCCGGTTCTCGGAGGGGCAATGTGAAAGGACCTGACGGCTCCAGGAAGGTCTTTCTAGTCAATCACACTGAATGCCAATGCCGGGCCATGTCGGCTTCAAAGATGGAGATGCTGGAGCCGCCTATATGTGGAGCGAACCTGCATTGGGATCGCAGAAACTCTCCTCATGGTGCGCTTATCGAAATTATCGGATGTATGCAGAGGCCCTGTTGAGCAAACTAAAGTACGTGAGCAAGAACCTGCACTTTGAGCCCTTGAGTCACATCCCCCTACCTGAGCCTCATGACATCGCCACAAGCTGCATCCTTTTTGCAGATACCTGACGCAAGGCGCCTCATCTAACACCATCAAACGGTAATCGATACATCCCGGGACGTTGATGAGCTCTCATTGCCGCTTCGGGAGGATATACGGTGCAACCCAGGGAAAGCGGAAGACTGATGATTGATCTCTGCGCGCTGATTGAGCGCAACGCGGCGTTCTCTCCCGACAAGCCCGCGATCCATTTCGAGGGCGAGACCTTAAGTTACGCGACTTTCAATCAAAAGATCGAGCAGGTCGCTCGCGCCCTAAAAAGCCAGCTTGGTGTCGAGAGAGGCGATCGCGTCGCGATCCTTAGTCTTAACCGGCCTGACCATTTGCTGCTGCTCTATGCCTGCGCGCGGCTCGGCGCAATGCTCGTGCCATTGAATTGGAGGCTTGCGGTCGCTGAGCAGCTCTTCATCCTGTCCGACGCTGACACCAAGGTGCTGGTGCTCGAACACGCCTTCGAGGCGCTCCTGCCAGCCCTGGCCGATCAACTACCGGATATCTTTGTCGTTGGCTTGGATTTTGCGCCTCTTGGCGGAAGCAGATGGGATGGCCTGCTAGACCGAGGGCACGGCGATGGTCGCAATCCGCACACGGACCTGTCCTGTCCGCTTCTGATCGTCTATACCTCGGGCACCACCGGGCGGCCGAAAGGGGCTGTGCTGAGCCAGGAGGCCTTGCTGTGGAATGGGATGATGAGTCAGCACATGCACGGCATCACCTCGGCAGACCATGTCTTAACAGTGTTGCCGCTGTTCCACGTGGGTGGCCTCAACATCCAGACGACGCCAGCTTTGCATCACGGCGCGACCGTTACGATTCACACGCGGTTTACGCCAGAGGCGACGCTCGCTGCGATCGAGCGCGACCGGCCAACGCTGACTGTCCTGGTGCCTGCCACGATTCAAGCCCTGACCGAGCATCCCCAGTGGTCGACCACCGACCTCACCTCACTGAGAGCGATTTCCACCGGCTCCACCATGGTGCCGCAGCACCTGATCGAACGCTTCGTCGCACGCAGCGTACCAGTGTTGCAGGTCTATGGCTCCACGGAGACGTGCCCAATTGCTGTCTATACGAGACTCGGCGGTGATCTCTCGCGTGAGGGTACGACTGGCCTGCCCGGCCTTTGCTGCGAAGTGGAAATCATCAATGATGCGGGGAGCAGGCAACCGCCAGGAACCCTGGGCGAGATCGTAGTGCGCGGGCCTAATGTCTTCTGCGAATATTGGGGCAATCAAGACGCAACGGGCGAGGCGCTGCATAATGGCTGGTATCACACGGGGGACATCGGCCGCCGCGATGCCGATGGATATTTCTGGGTGCAGGATCGCAAGAAGAATCTGATCATTTCCGGCGGAGAAAACATTTACCCGGCGGAAGTCGAGCGTGTGCTTATGGAGCATCCCGATGTCGCAGAATGCGCTGTGGTCGGTCGGCCCGATTCGCGCTGGGATGAAGTACCGGTGGCGTATGTGATCAGGAGGTCAAGCGCGCGGATTGAAGCGGAAGCGCT contains these protein-coding regions:
- a CDS encoding flavin reductase family protein gives rise to the protein MSWQSPPPISEIQSIEAIEFRQAMRNLASGVSIVATGTADGRRGLTVSSITSICMEPPCLLVGINASSETHDAILANGTLCVSLLGGNQQDLALRFAGRHGANGADRFDTAAWGHGVLDVPVLLSAICVLDCVLHHYQVVGTHGIFVGRIVATRSAQGNPLINFRGGLRTLLYG
- a CDS encoding class I adenylate-forming enzyme family protein, encoding MDLCALIERNAAFSPDKPAIHFEGETLSYATFNQKIEQVARALKSQLGVERGDRVAILSLNRPDHLLLLYACARLGAMLVPLNWRLAVAEQLFILSDADTKVLVLEHAFEALLPALADQLPDIFVVGLDFAPLGGSRWDGLLDRGHGDGRNPHTDLSCPLLIVYTSGTTGRPKGAVLSQEALLWNGMMSQHMHGITSADHVLTVLPLFHVGGLNIQTTPALHHGATVTIHTRFTPEATLAAIERDRPTLTVLVPATIQALTEHPQWSTTDLTSLRAISTGSTMVPQHLIERFVARSVPVLQVYGSTETCPIAVYTRLGGDLSREGTTGLPGLCCEVEIINDAGSRQPPGTLGEIVVRGPNVFCEYWGNQDATGEALHNGWYHTGDIGRRDADGYFWVQDRKKNLIISGGENIYPAEVERVLMEHPDVAECAVVGRPDSRWDEVPVAYVIRRSSARIEAEALSAHMQSQLARFKVPREIIFTEELPRTALGKIQHYMLKELDARSTRQRDTK